The Helicobacter mustelae genome has a segment encoding these proteins:
- a CDS encoding alanine racemase, whose product MAQILIDSQKYKNNLDLITSHLHDKTKLAIVLKDNAYGHGLEEMAHLSHNYGIKSVFVKNESEARKIEHLFEHITIFYGIPSSPLPPNLHPVIHSNQNLDLLASPCSVELKINIGMNRNGIAPRELESMITKILQKDLGLFGVFAHNGYGDDLMEDFQNGQQIFQEIKEQTLYLSQKLGFPRPRFHSLNSSGTLRSREFPDDLVRIGMAAYGYCGANFPLEIADRLQPIASLWADKICTHYLPKGAKIGYSGMSVLQEDSFVSTYDIGYGDGLFRFDGTQPPYFSADGFLILPKTSMDCFSALSTKERICVFDDARTLAQIFHTIPYEILVRISPFIQRIIL is encoded by the coding sequence ATGGCACAAATTCTCATCGATTCTCAAAAGTATAAAAATAATCTTGATCTCATCACATCTCATTTGCATGATAAGACAAAACTTGCAATCGTATTGAAAGACAATGCCTATGGGCATGGACTAGAAGAGATGGCCCATCTTTCACACAATTATGGCATCAAGAGTGTTTTTGTCAAAAATGAGTCAGAGGCACGAAAAATAGAGCATCTCTTTGAGCATATCACAATTTTTTATGGCATCCCAAGCTCCCCCTTGCCTCCAAATCTCCACCCCGTCATCCATTCCAATCAAAATCTAGATCTCCTCGCCTCACCCTGTTCTGTGGAGCTCAAAATCAACATCGGAATGAATCGCAATGGAATCGCGCCAAGGGAGCTAGAATCCATGATTACAAAAATCCTCCAAAAAGATCTAGGGCTATTTGGTGTGTTTGCACACAACGGCTATGGGGATGATCTCATGGAGGATTTTCAAAACGGGCAGCAAATCTTCCAAGAAATCAAAGAGCAAACCCTCTACCTCTCCCAAAAACTAGGATTCCCACGCCCCAGATTTCATTCCCTCAATTCCTCTGGTACGCTAAGAAGCCGGGAATTCCCGGATGATTTGGTGCGCATTGGCATGGCAGCATATGGCTATTGTGGAGCAAATTTCCCCCTTGAGATTGCAGACAGACTCCAGCCAATCGCCAGTCTCTGGGCAGACAAAATCTGCACGCATTATCTGCCTAAAGGCGCAAAGATTGGCTATAGTGGGATGAGCGTGTTGCAAGAAGACAGCTTTGTGAGCACCTATGATATTGGCTATGGAGATGGGCTCTTTCGCTTTGATGGCACACAACCTCCTTATTTTAGCGCTGATGGCTTTTTAATCCTGCCAAAAACTTCCATGGATTGCTTCTCAGCCCTCAGCACAAAAGAGCGCATTTGCGTATTTGATGATGCTAGGACATTAGCGCAGATCTTTCATACCATCCCCTATGAAATCTTGGTGCGCATCTCTCCTTTTATCCAAAGAATCATCCTTTGA
- the truD gene encoding tRNA pseudouridine(13) synthase TruD, whose translation MQERIYALNHAPIPFYFSQNARDFIVREIPLYAFSNKGEHHILHVRKKGLSTQEMLKILSNVLGCRIQEFGYAGLKDKSATTTQYLSINKKFTKDLAIHLPVLKEQGIKILDETYHDNKIKLGHLKGNSFFIRLKKITPLLAMQLENAIQKIRTQGLPNYFGYQRFGKYQDNHKEGQKIAHKQKKYRNKTLQNFLLNSYQSELFNQWLCRRIKLAKIFAHFSTKEIPRALKLEGFDLEPQSIPLLKNQPHFFKILKGDVLEHYPFGRLFCTNLDENDVMRFFQKSLAPTGLLCGRGAFLAQDDARKIEELFIDDKMDCNSTRRYAWVWPEEVTYRFLEKEAWFEMGFYLPKGSYATIFLEELAHQEISIH comes from the coding sequence ATGCAAGAAAGAATCTATGCCCTAAACCACGCTCCCATTCCCTTTTATTTCTCTCAAAATGCAAGAGATTTTATCGTAAGAGAAATCCCACTCTATGCCTTTAGCAACAAGGGAGAGCATCATATCTTGCACGTCCGAAAAAAAGGCCTAAGCACCCAGGAAATGCTAAAAATCCTTAGCAATGTTTTGGGATGCAGGATCCAAGAATTTGGATATGCGGGACTCAAAGACAAATCTGCCACTACCACGCAATATCTCTCCATTAATAAAAAATTTACCAAAGATCTAGCCATCCATCTCCCCGTCCTCAAAGAGCAGGGGATCAAAATCCTTGATGAGACCTATCATGACAATAAGATTAAGCTCGGTCACCTCAAGGGAAATTCCTTTTTTATCCGTCTCAAAAAAATCACTCCGCTGCTTGCCATGCAATTAGAAAATGCTATTCAAAAAATTCGCACACAAGGCCTGCCAAATTACTTTGGCTATCAGCGCTTTGGCAAATACCAAGACAATCATAAAGAGGGCCAAAAAATCGCGCATAAGCAAAAAAAATATCGCAATAAAACCCTGCAAAATTTCCTGCTCAATAGCTATCAAAGCGAACTTTTCAATCAATGGCTCTGCAGACGCATCAAACTTGCCAAAATTTTTGCGCACTTCTCTACAAAGGAAATCCCAAGGGCGCTTAAGCTAGAAGGCTTTGACCTAGAGCCTCAAAGCATCCCCCTCCTCAAAAACCAACCCCATTTTTTCAAAATCCTCAAGGGTGATGTCTTAGAGCATTATCCATTTGGGAGGCTTTTTTGTACCAATTTAGATGAAAATGATGTGATGCGATTTTTTCAAAAATCCCTCGCTCCCACAGGCTTGCTCTGTGGAAGGGGGGCATTTTTGGCACAAGATGATGCGCGAAAAATTGAGGAATTGTTCATTGATGATAAAATGGATTGCAATAGCACTAGACGCTATGCATGGGTATGGCCAGAGGAGGTTACTTATCGCTTTTTAGAAAAAGAAGCATGGTTTGAAATGGGGTTTTATCTGCCAAAGGGAAGCTATGCTACAATCTTTTTAGAAGAACTCGCTCATCAAGAAATTTCAATCCATTGA
- the htpX gene encoding zinc metalloprotease HtpX, translating into MHFESIIARNHQKSMAVIFTYIAIFIFAGLLLDLVRINAANFTNGLISLISFEVFPTITVVMCLIAGILIAYSISSFDRIMLSGSNYKEINPCYTLSTKEQKIYNLFHDLLNSARLPFTPKLYIIDAPYMNAFASGWNSRNSLIALTTGIIDRLSDEELQAVMAHELSHIRHGDIRLTLCVGILSNILLLIANYAVFFLLGGNRREGANTARNILLILQFVLPIFTFLLQMYLSRSREYMADSGAAYLMHDNRAMIRALQKISQDYSENDYKNLDINPTRKAAYIFSEDAFSTHPSIKNRIAVLLGKKYD; encoded by the coding sequence ATGCATTTTGAATCCATTATTGCCCGCAATCATCAAAAAAGCATGGCAGTGATTTTTACTTACATTGCGATCTTTATTTTTGCAGGCCTCTTGTTGGATTTGGTGCGCATCAATGCAGCAAATTTCACCAATGGACTCATCTCCCTCATAAGCTTTGAGGTTTTCCCCACTATCACTGTTGTGATGTGCCTAATCGCAGGAATCCTCATTGCTTATAGCATCAGCAGCTTTGATCGCATCATGCTAAGTGGCAGCAACTACAAAGAAATCAATCCTTGCTACACCCTGAGCACCAAGGAGCAAAAAATCTACAATCTTTTTCATGATTTACTAAACTCTGCCAGACTCCCCTTCACACCAAAGCTCTACATCATTGACGCACCTTATATGAATGCCTTTGCAAGTGGGTGGAATTCTAGAAATTCTCTCATTGCACTCACTACTGGGATCATAGATCGTTTGAGTGATGAGGAGCTACAGGCAGTGATGGCCCATGAGCTCAGTCATATTCGTCACGGAGACATTCGCCTCACCCTATGCGTGGGAATACTGAGTAATATTCTGCTTTTAATCGCCAATTATGCAGTGTTTTTTTTACTGGGAGGAAATCGCAGAGAAGGAGCAAACACAGCGCGAAATATTTTGCTTATCTTGCAGTTTGTTTTGCCCATTTTTACCTTTTTGCTACAAATGTATCTTAGCCGAAGCAGGGAATATATGGCAGATAGCGGGGCGGCATATTTGATGCATGATAATCGAGCGATGATTCGCGCACTGCAAAAAATTTCCCAAGATTATTCAGAAAATGATTATAAAAATCTCGATATCAACCCCACACGAAAGGCTGCCTATATCTTTAGTGAAGATGCATTCAGCACCCATCCCAGCATCAAAAATCGCATCGCAGTTTTATTGGGGAAAAAATATGATTAA
- the folE gene encoding GTP cyclohydrolase I FolE, whose translation MINFEKFFLKIGEDPNREGLRDTPKRIKKLYESLFDGYHKDIDQALGSVFNEEHFDSMITLKDMEFYSMCEHHLLPFFGKIHIGYIPNEKLAGIGGLARLVDIFAHRLQIQERFTNQIADILMQKLSPKGVMVTCEATHLCMRMQGMQKQHANIHTSAVRGIFKTDSRTRSEFIAFVAAKS comes from the coding sequence ATGATTAATTTTGAAAAATTCTTCTTGAAAATCGGAGAGGATCCCAACCGAGAGGGCTTAAGAGATACTCCAAAACGCATCAAGAAGCTTTATGAAAGCCTCTTTGATGGCTATCATAAAGACATAGATCAAGCACTGGGCAGCGTGTTTAATGAAGAGCATTTTGATAGCATGATTACGCTCAAAGATATGGAATTTTATTCCATGTGCGAGCATCATCTCCTGCCTTTTTTTGGCAAGATCCACATCGGTTACATTCCCAATGAGAAACTCGCTGGCATTGGTGGGCTAGCAAGGCTGGTGGATATTTTTGCACATCGCTTGCAAATCCAAGAACGCTTCACCAACCAAATCGCTGATATATTGATGCAAAAGCTAAGTCCCAAGGGCGTAATGGTAACTTGCGAGGCGACACATCTTTGCATGCGCATGCAGGGCATGCAAAAACAACATGCCAACATCCACACCAGCGCAGTCAGAGGGATTTTCAAAACAGATAGCCGAACGCGCTCAGAATTCATCGCCTTTGTGGCAGCAAAATCTTAA